Below is a genomic region from Plasmodium relictum strain SGS1 genome assembly, chromosome: 13.
ataatttatttttttgtttttaacttttataattttagatTAATCtgaatatgtatatatatatttatatatattgagCATTTTATGTTATTTGTTTAAATGACaagaaatttatatatatatatgtatatattgaaataatgaaaaatacaaaattatatatgaGAATTAAGTATACATAAATCtacttattaaataatttatcaaataaaatttttgtaaattcagaaaatttatttttgcattcctttttttatgaataaaataaaaaagaataaaaaaaaaaaaatgaaacaatAAAATGTATCAAAAgataatgttttttttttttttttttttgtatatgtTAAAATTGAATTACATACATTAACgcatacatatatttaagaaTATATGTTACaattttcaatattatatttctagttttattttacttaatctgtcttttctttttaattttatctttgtttttcattttttttctttttttttttttagaatcaTTAATCTAAGTTATTAATTTATTGTCTTTCAGTGTAATTATTcaaaaagtatatttaatCAACTTGAAATcgaattttatataatttacatatatatacatatgcttatataatttatttatttttttcattcctTTTAAAGAACATTTAACTTTTATTAAAGATACCATTTTAAATgcttatgaaaaaaataattaatatatatatatatatatatatatatatatgaatatgtattttcatccttattaaaatatactaattttttaaaaaaaaaatttttttttttaaaaagttgtcatataataacaattttttaattctaataatattttcaaaggaataattttttatgtaactagtataaaattttataaaatttaaaagaaaaaaaaaaaatagctaaaattttaagaaaatttattcAATCTGGTaagatatttaaaatttcaaaagtaaaaaagtttaattagaatatatatacattaaattttactgaaTAAAAAACtgattaaatttatataactattattatcttaaatttttatgtttttcatttgatttacatttttcttttttttaagtagCTAGATTTTACgttaataatatagaaaaaaaaaaacaataaaagataaagaaagaaagaaaaaaaggaagaaaataaaaaagtaaagaaggaaaaaaaaaaagacagaattattatttctctttttttttcttttttttttattaatgtaatttatatatagcTGATATGTAATAACTGATTTGTCTAATTTTAATAAGAtataatatcaaaaaaaaaaaaaaaattaaagatattCAACACGcctaataataatttattgttTATGCTTTAGTTATTAATATTTGTCTATAAGGCGcaaataagaaataatttctataaaattttattaaaaggaGCTTATTTCATGATTTTTGAAAAGACATATAAGGAAGACTAAGTTATAGATGTTAATTAGCATAATATTCCTTTTGAATATCTTTACACATTTAAAGCATAATTTAGAAgttgaataaataaattaaaataaaatatattcgtATACAGAATTATCACTgaagaaaagaaataagATTAGtattttgataaaataataggaataaattattaacaaaaataatatacatatgccaaaataaaatatattgaatatACACATACTTAGTGTTTCTAGTTATGtaaatgtttttatatttaaatatattcataaaacatctataattaaaaaatactttaCAATTAGTATATAATGTCCttatttattagaaaaatacttaaatatacatatatttttagataaaaaaaaaaaaaaaaaaattatatatgaataCATTTACCTAGCAAAATTAATAAGAattataatagaaataaaaaaaaaagaaaaaaaaagagatttTTCTTCTTGTAGAATCaacattttataaataatttatatatatttatatttaaaaagaaaaaaaaatgggtGAGAATATGAAAAGATTACCATTGCCATCTGAAAAtacagaaataaaaaaaactccATCGGGAAGAGTAGCTGATGATGGCATAAAAAGAACTCCATCTGGAAAGCCAATACAAACAATGTATGTATTAAATAGAAAAGGAGAAGAAGAAGATATATCTTTTGATCAAATTTTGAAAAGAATACAAAGATTATCATATGGTCTTCATGAATTAGTAGATCCAGCCAGAGTAACCCAAGGAGTGATTAATGGAATGTATAGTGGTATAAAAACATGCGAATTAGATGAATTAGCTGCTCAAACATGTGCATATATGGCTACAACTCATCCtgatttttctattttagcTGCCCGTATAACTACAGATAATTTGCATAAAAATACTAGTGATGATATTGCTGAAGTAGCAGAAGCATTATATTCTTATAAAGATATTAGAGGAAGATCTGCTAGTCTTATAAGTAAAGAAGTTTATGATTTTATCATGTTACATAGAGATcgtttaaataaagaaattgaTTACACACGAGATTTTAATTATGATTATTTTGGATTTAAAACATTAGAAAGATCTTATTTACTTCGTATTAATAACAAAATCATTGAAAGACCACAGCACTTATTAATGAGGGTATCTATTGGTATACATATTGATGATATAGAAAAAGCATTAGAAACGTATCACTTAATGTCTCAGAAATATTTTACTCATGCAACTCCTACATTATTTAACTCAGGAACACCAAGACCTCAAATGTCTTCTTGTTTTCTTTTATCAATTAAAGCAGATTCTATTGAAGGAATTTTTGAAACTTTAAAACAATGTGCTTTAATTAGCAAAACTGCAGGAGGTATTGGTGTAGCAGTTCAAGATGTAAGAGGTCAAAATTCGTATATTAGAGGTACGAATGGTATATCCAATGGGCTTGTTCCTATGTTGAGAGTTTTTAATGATACTGCAAGATATGTTGATCAAGGAggaggaaaaagaaaaggatcTTTTGCAGTTTATATAGAGCCATGGCATTCTGATATTTTCGAATTTTTGGATTTACGTAAAAATCATGGAAAAGAAGAGTTAAGGGCAAGAGATTTATTTTATGCTATATGGGTACCAGATTTATTTATGAAAAgagtaaaagaaaataaaaattggaCTTTAATGTGCCCAAATGAATGTCCTGGATTAAGTGATACATGGGGAGAagaatttgaaaaattatatactaagtatgaagaagaaaatttagGAAAAAAAACTGTGTTGGCTCAAGATTTATGGTTTGCTATTTTACAAAGTCAAATAGAGACAGGAGTTCCTTATATGTTATACAAAGATTCATGCAATGCTAAATcaaatcaaaaaaatttaggTACTATAAAATGTAGTAATCTATGTTGTGAAATTATAGAATATACCTCCCCTGAGGAAGTCGCTGTGTGCAATTTAGCTTCAATTGCATTATGCAAATTTGTTGAtgtagaaaaaaagaaatttgatttcaaaaaattgtatgaaattacaaaaattattacaaGGAACTTagataaaattattgaaagAAATTATTATCCAGTTAAAGAAGCAAGAACTTCAAATATCAGGCATAGACCCATTGGTATTGGAGTTCAAGGATTAGCAGACACCTTTATGCTATTAAGATACCCATATGAATCTGAACCTgctaaagaattaaataaaagaatatttgAAACCATGTATTATGCTGCTTTAGAGATGTCTGTAGAACTAGCCCAAACTTATGGACCTTATGAATCATTTCAAGGAAGCCCAGCAAGTCAAGGAATATTACAATTTGATATGTGGAATGCAAAAGTAGATAATAAATATTGGAATTGGGATGAATTAAAAGCTAAAATACGTAAACACGGTTTAAgaaattctttattattagcTCCTATGCCTACCGCATCAACATCTCAAATTCTCGGAAATAACGAATCCTTTGAACCTTATACcagtaatatttattatagaaGAGTTTTGAGTGGAGAATTCTTTGTTGTTAATCCTCATTTGTTAAAAGATTTATTTGATAGAGGACTATGGGATGAAGATATGAAACAACAATTAATTGCACATAATGGAAGTGTTCAATATATAAGTGAGATACCTGACGATCTAAAGGAATTATATAAAACTGTTTGGGAAATTAAacagaaaaatattatagatATGGCTGCTGATAGAGGAATTTTCATTGATCaagtaaaatgaaataaattcaaacatatatatatttattaatttgtatatgtaaatatatataatacatacggaataataaaataaaatagataaataaattatttttgtaattagCATAATACAATTATGCTAgataatacaaaatattattttaattatactactaattatatatattctttttttatagtcTCAATCTTTAAACATTTATATTCAAAAGCCAACATTTGCAAAACTGTCAAGTATGCATTTCTATGGATGGGAAAAGGGATTAAAAACAGGAGCTTATTATTTAAGAACTCAAGCTGCAACTGATGCAATTAAATTTACAGTTGATACACATGTAGCAAAAAATGCAGCAAAACTAAAAAATGCAGATGGAATAGCTATTACAAGAGAAATTTCAAGGGAGACCATTTCAACTGAATCTACTGTTGCGCAAAACGTTGTTTGCCCATTACGTCGTAATAATGATGATCAATGTCTAATGTGTTCAggataatttattaatatacatataatatatatatttacaaaaaattaaaataaaataaaatatatatatatatatattttcttttacgaaaaaaaaaaagaaaagaattaaaaaatttaaaaaaaaaataaagtattaaaaaatttttttaaaaattaaacaaaatattaaaaaaaatatagaaaaaaaaaacaataaaaaaaaaattaaatattaaaataatataaaataaatagaaataaaataatataaagcaatatatatatattaaaataaagacAAACATtttgactttttttttttttttaaacaaaaaattttttttttaatttcaatgTAATTTggcaaattttaaaattttttaaattatatggCAATGTAAActttagatttttttttttttttagaatttcGATAATTCCTgaataaatcatttttttaaaacataaatatatataggataacatttttcattaaccaaaatagtataaaaaagaaataagaggaattattttttagtaaGATATTTATCCATATTTGATTCTCCACAGTTAGGACAAATGAAATTCTAGAAACGtataaacattaaaaaaaaaaaaaaaaaagtatataagtatatattagcataatatttttaattatttatttaaataattttttattttcttttctttttaatattctcacttcttttaaaaattttttttctcttcctTTGGCTGGAAATATTACCAAATTGCattttatacatttatatttgaAAAGTTCCTTATTGCATATTTCTGAATTATTTAccttttcatatttttctttttctctctttttataaaataagcctactaaaaattaatatttctaaTGTAGAGTAAATTATgccagaaaaaaaaaaaaaaaaacatacatTCAATGTAAtaagtaatatttttataaaaataactatataataatactaaaataaaatgaagtAAAAATAACGTTTTTACTAGTAACATTTattaacataaatatattgttAGATTAAGATATGCCTATGGGAAATTATATACTTACCTACAAGTGAactaaaagtaaaaattattatagatAACTTAAAAAGATTAATTCTTTTACCAAAATTTATACCAATATTCGTTATACTTGATTGAAGtttatgtaaataatttctctcattattaattaaattaatatgtTTCTTTAaagttttatcttttttttgtgtattttttattatcttactattaataaaatgaatatttctttgaattttaattgaaaatacAGTAACACATGATatagtataaataaaaattaataaatataacttcatttttttttttttatcttttcttgaagttttatattatttaatcattatttttattaaaagctTAATATGggaaaatataaagattttAATGTAAATACTTAcagttttaatattttatgttaaacatattatattttaatactaATTAGttacagaaaaaaaataattataataaaataaaaattaagcaaatatatctttttaaaatgatattttaataaaaatttacataataaaaaaaaaataaaaaaaatatattaagaaaGTATATATGTAATTCCAAACTAAAAAGTGTAACTCCaataatttatgaaaatattattttatttttttttttcatagaGATTTTAATACTtactatttatttatttttaatttttaattttcccTCATAATACCTAAGAGATAtgtaagaaaaattaaaagtataatttttaaatattataaaataaaatggtaTATTTATTGACTTATATGAAtttgatttttcttttatataaagtTTAGCTAATAATGCGCATtgcatattttatattagaaACAGATTAACATTCTcgaaagaaaatataatgatataTGTTCTTTTTGTTAAGAAATTTTGGTAtgattaataataattaatgaaataattttaataaataagagGAAAATACTTGTTTCTAACTTTATAATGTAAActaattcatattttaactaatttattttatctttcacatttcatttaatatgattttttatgtatctaatttatattataaatgtaattattatttcttataaaatACTTTGAGAAAAGAAATCAGTTATTTCAAATATAGTTACTAAAatgtagaaaaaataattaaaaaaaaaatataagttaatattatatatttaaagaaatttaatataaaatatatattttaacaatGGAAATTAttctaaaaaagaaatacaaaacactcttttattttattttattctttttttttttaatagttatttaaatctttaaaataataaaaagacaATACAAAATACAGAAAAAAATcttaaaacatatatatatatatttttataaaaaattataattttattttataaagttttcaaaatttttaaatttaatcaagaaatttttttttttaaagatataaataaactataaatttttatttttatttcgtaatataattatactaTCTACTCCaaatatgttattttataaaattaaaattttatatttacctTCTTTAGTTAAATGattaaaatactttttatgataaaaattaaatcataAAGTTcccatttttttatttagagTAATATTACCTCTGTAACttctcattttttataaataaggaatatctcaaaaaaaatgtaattttctaagaaaaatattttttatgaaattaaaaagattaTTTTCCTATTTTACAGTAAAATTCATGTAAACAAGTTTAATTTAGTAAAAACCTTTGAAAAagttactttttatttaaacaaGTATACTTtcaatttattttgtttttgttatttttctttataagaatcttcaaaattaaaaaaaaaagtataaaatagttcattaaattcttttaattaagatatatttatttacacctatagaaatattatatttttaaataaacatatttattaaaaaaaagtatttcaataaaaaaaaaataatttaaaaacttttttataaatatattaatatgtataattattattataagtataaaaaaaaaaaaaaaacactacattatatttatttttcaaagAATTAAAGTTCAATTAAAtgttatgtatatatataaatgattcatataaaataatggaattgtaaataaataattctgGTTATAAaactaatatttttatctttcataaaaaagaaatgaatcagtaatgataaaaataattaagaaaaggaaataatatgttaaatattctgattaatttttaatttaattaatgaatataaaatatattaaattataattaatatcttaattaaatcaaaataatGAATCAAATTATATTTGATAAACTTGTAAATAtcttaattaaaaatgtagaaaattttctttatagtatttttataatttaatatcaccaaaattttttttcaatatatgctaatataataaaagtaaaaattcagataatttcttatataaatactgatatttttaaaacaacTAAAAAATACGTAATCAATACTTGTATGAGCTTCTTTAAGTGATATATAGCTTGTCTTAAAGGAATATATACATTAACAATGTACAtactaaaataataattcgtaaataaaattataaagtgcttctatattctttttttcacaaattattttttatagcgTGAATCGTATCcaagtataaataaaaatttaaaatatatcaattttaatttctttctttcttgaaattacataaaaaattttgaacaAATATTGGTAGCGTCACTCATAAATTTTCATTCTAATGTTTTATCTTattctatttatatatttcaactATTATTAgtcaataaataattattaaatttatagcCTTTCATTAGTTCTTggttataatattttttttttttttttttttcaataattcaattaaaaaaaaaaaaatctaaaatTTACaagtatatacatatataactATCAAAGAAAatcaaatttatattaaaaaaaaaaaattatcaatcTAATATGTTATTAGTGTAACTCTGTACATctgtaagaaaaaaaaaaaaatatgtatatatatatatatatatatattttcaacaaattataaaaatatccaAAATGaattacttttaattttaaaattatttttaatataaaaataagtattaaATATAAGGCAATTATAACAAAtggaataaattaaaataacataaacattaattgattatataaagaaatgaattaatgatgaaaaaaataaatataattataatcatATGCAAATAAATGTGtcttaaaaaattcatatatataaattttttttttttttttttttcttttaattatttatataatttttcaaataaagcacaatttattaatctatatttttttattatattttgccaagtaaaatataataaatactaTTTGTATGAAAtcttctaataaaaatatgtataattacaaataaaaatcattaaaaattatcttattattttatttttaataattattcacttttcctttatttttttatctttttttaatattcaaaaaaaatatatgaattaagACATATTAAATGtatctatatatttaattataaacattgtatatattattattaaataaataaatatatataggtagatatataaatagatagaaatattatcatgcatattaaaataataaatggtATTcttaaaactaaaaaaaaataaataaaatcacaagaagaaaaaaagatataatataaaagaaataataaaaaattaaacttttatataagtgaaataaaataaacaaaaacaagaattacaaaaatttaaacttaaaaatataatgataaaataaaaaagaaaaaatttatggaaattaaaaaaaaaataacatgaATTAATATTCTTCTAAATCAGTTAAtcctttatatatattacctgctgaattaaatttataaaaatcatCTTTATTAAGAATTTTTGACCATATTAATAAATCTCCTCTCATTAATCCTCTTCTAACAATTTGTGACAAATTAAAGCCATTTTGttttacaaaatataaactatctgtatttaaattatttgtaaaaaCTTTTAATTCTTGATAATTTTGCTCATGAGCAAAATTTTCTAATTGAATCAATAATCTACTTCCTATTCTCATTCTTCTATTGTCTTTTTTGACAACCATGCGCACTAATTGTGCAATTGAATTGTCCCCTTTAAAAGGAACAATTCCAACACATCCAactatttttctatttaagtAACGAAAATTAAAGTCTTCATCTTCATTCATTTTACtacttaatatttttttcttaatttcatttaatcCAGATTgaacatttcttttattcGCAATTAGCTGTTTTCTGCTAAAATCACGTATATCACataacattttattttttcctttattcaaattatcaatattaaaaatttttacattGTTTTTCTCATTATCATCTTTTGTCTTATGTAAattatcttcattattactattattttcatttgcaCTATTATCAGGGCAATTCTTTGCATTTATGTaatcattattatcattgGTTTTAGTATCTTTTCTTTCTTCTGTATCAATAGAGTTCATTAtagtatttctttttaaatcttCTTTTAGtttacatttattattactCACATTTTCAGAATTATCATAAATATTCTGAGCTGTATCTTCATCATGCTTGCAAGTTGAATTTTTAGAATTtaatgttttattatttaaattatattgcctatttaatacattattattattattattatcttcttttatatttgaattatcacaattattaaaattattattatattttttattaatctcAGTTTCTGTGTTTTTGTTTATATCTTTAATTAAGTTATCACTTAAATCATCTTTTACATTGTCAATTttacaaatatttatattattatttttatcatcatttaatatataattctcATTCTGAGAATTATTTGCTTTGAaatttatgttattattattgtctTCTTTGTTTAATAAATTACTTGcattactttttaaaatatctatCTTATTAGTtgtatcattattattattattatttatattttctcctgtgttataattttcactattatttatattcttttgctgttctatttcattattattagtgTTACATTTATTCTTAAAatcttcatttaaattatcattaaatGGTGTATTCAAATCTTTagatatttcattattttcataagtGGAATTTTTCTctaatatatctttttttattatattttcttctaaatttttttcatttaaattacccttttcattatttattaattttcctTGTTCTTCTTCTTGCTCAAACATAATCTTTTCTCTTTCGTGAATATCACTACATGTAGTTCTACTACCTGAACCGAAATTATTGTCATAAACTTCTGCTACCCAAAAATTACATCCTTCTACATTTATAtaacttttatataaattttctaaatcTGGGCAATCTTTTCttatatgatttaaaaattctaatttagcccttatata
It encodes:
- a CDS encoding ribonucleoside-diphosphate reductase, large subunit, putative yields the protein MGENMKRLPLPSENTEIKKTPSGRVADDGIKRTPSGKPIQTMYVLNRKGEEEDISFDQILKRIQRLSYGLHELVDPARVTQGVINGMYSGIKTCELDELAAQTCAYMATTHPDFSILAARITTDNLHKNTSDDIAEVAEALYSYKDIRGRSASLISKEVYDFIMLHRDRLNKEIDYTRDFNYDYFGFKTLERSYLLRINNKIIERPQHLLMRVSIGIHIDDIEKALETYHLMSQKYFTHATPTLFNSGTPRPQMSSCFLLSIKADSIEGIFETLKQCALISKTAGGIGVAVQDVRGQNSYIRGTNGISNGLVPMLRVFNDTARYVDQGGGKRKGSFAVYIEPWHSDIFEFLDLRKNHGKEELRARDLFYAIWVPDLFMKRVKENKNWTLMCPNECPGLSDTWGEEFEKLYTKYEEENLGKKTVLAQDLWFAILQSQIETGVPYMLYKDSCNAKSNQKNLGTIKCSNLCCEIIEYTSPEEVAVCNLASIALCKFVDVEKKKFDFKKLYEITKIITRNLDKIIERNYYPVKEARTSNIRHRPIGIGVQGLADTFMLLRYPYESEPAKELNKRIFETMYYAALEMSVELAQTYGPYESFQGSPASQGILQFDMWNAKVDNKYWNWDELKAKIRKHGLRNSLLLAPMPTASTSQILGNNESFEPYTSNIYYRRVLSGEFFVVNPHLLKDLFDRGLWDEDMKQQLIAHNGSVQYISEIPDDLKELYKTVWEIKQKNIIDMAADRGIFIDQSQSLNIYIQKPTFAKLSSMHFYGWEKGLKTGAYYLRTQAATDAIKFTVDTHVAKNAAKLKNADGIAITREISRETISTESTVAQNVVCPLRRNNDDQCLMCSG
- a CDS encoding N-acetyltransferase, putative, whose amino-acid sequence is MNLFKQKQSVTSSISHVLINKQKGKFPEPIVTIRQLEEKDINEVRQLLYDHFNSLTLPAVIYWSIQHIYDLLVIIVINYIFFLDLKKIFYFLIIFVIYLYIRAKLEFLNHIRKDCPDLENLYKSYINVEGCNFWVAEVYDNNFGSGSRTTCSDIHEREKIMFEQEEEQGKLINNEKGNLNEKNLEENIIKKDILEKNSTYENNEISKDLNTPFNDNLNEDFKNKCNTNNNEIEQQKNINNSENYNTGENINNNNNNDTTNKIDILKSNASNLLNKEDNNNNINFKANNSQNENYILNDDKNNNINICKIDNVKDDLSDNLIKDINKNTETEINKKYNNNFNNCDNSNIKEDNNNNNNVLNRQYNLNNKTLNSKNSTCKHDEDTAQNIYDNSENVSNNKCKLKEDLKRNTIMNSIDTEERKDTKTNDNNDYINAKNCPDNSANENNSNNEDNLHKTKDDNEKNNVKIFNIDNLNKGKNKMLCDIRDFSRKQLIANKRNVQSGLNEIKKKILSSKMNEDEDFNFRYLNRKIVGCVGIVPFKGDNSIAQLVRMVVKKDNRRMRIGSRLLIQLENFAHEQNYQELKVFTNNLNTDSLYFVKQNGFNLSQIVRRGLMRGDLLIWSKILNKDDFYKFNSADVQSYTNNILD